From Syngnathus scovelli strain Florida chromosome 14, RoL_Ssco_1.2, whole genome shotgun sequence, one genomic window encodes:
- the mis18bp1 gene encoding mis18-binding protein 1 isoform X2, translated as MASYQCALQCPHTLYQSPAKVFAKLKKKIQDGEQTTCGIGQYATQMTTGWSGRDNFWDSNELQHKFGEEEALTISPLKSPQKSDGYSYAMERPYTTNALHRFKSPMGRFLESTYEPRVCTDPRSTRDPRQIFDKNLENQISPTDSCTPSVSSFSPARKKLRKRKAEEINKICCDANVTSEIEDDNIDKVGYHCTPKKTREMESCSVSLERLMSPAKIFAFMKERVTRREREQDNRDCQEPGEPPDGVGCHRLEIGPGVTQEFADNQSETLHPEEDSPLNVTSENILFDPILLNEPSICIPKKHNSLFKNKQKENLTKIPYENAINLKEWFLRRNHNGIFVEGIRMENRTPWNSNIIVERISSTVLKTLSGNVYILVGKMNLHMKTDFPRWLLRMFAHGFPANWKALYHKFLAELKDNRRKANTVKASKTTEKSAPAPTIKRHKEAPVHKTNTSAFFQKATRSGRMIKPPLEYWKGGRIFMDADLNATIYDNYNSLSLNSDVSKVVPKAKSKKTTQARPLSDKGHTQSESSRDSVPSATPKRDKRPQSRSLPEATHSVSPKAAVKRPSRHAVNEESKNALPSSQPKKLPQQRSKAKPCNAPLRRSARKNTPLQLSTANENSLASEDEQSRDKEERRSNHAASADEITRPKPQKSPRKESKKKALKSAALNTSEIKLASQLSADKEILEEEQALSTWRKKQDKRGHPSPSHSQNLPVQEPKKRQARKRPPPRFYAQEEEVQERPSPHTSNSSDQSGIENTWPSKKTSQKGSKTKGSKTKGSNTPPSRREEAVKRSKRKPRKQNRNPNYDSAKLTSPAKLTQSNKKVSPRSTVSPQGQDEDQWTQDEEAKLQQALSRCFLSSPTAFCWEKVATMVGTRSAEECYYKDMALRGCQVPGSSTRKKQKKKAEPPKPTDCPVISAGIGTFKRKQQVRQFLETMPRENTDDAFSAPHNEGFKFPPLCLDGSQDFHLEPVTPSTLHFSQAKTPRCRHASPGAVHSSNMLYGDQLVFNLQKAIKQTRVNGCKKVPAKNVAPPSSVKRTTKAIKNLGNDSVIIQELFSMKPATLLDSGEEEDFYFSDSD; from the exons ATGGCGTCGTATCAATGTGCCTTACAATGTCCACACACTTTGTACCAATCTCCGGCTAAGGTATTTGCCAAgcttaaaaagaaaatacaagacGGAGAACAAACGACGTGTGGAATTGGACAATACGCAACGCAAATGACAACAGGTTGGAGCGGAAGAGACAATTTCTGGGACTCCAATGAACTCCAGCACAAGTTTGGTGAGGAAGAGGCTTTAACTATTTCGCCTTTAAAAAGTCCCCAAAAAAGCGATGGCTATTCATACGCAATGGAGCGCCCATATACAACCAACGCGTTACATCGATTCAAATCACCAATGGGACGATTTTTGGAATCGACGTATGAACCTCGCGTCTGCACGGACCCACGTTCAACCAGAGACCCTCGACAGATTTTTGACAAAAACCTCGAGAATCAAATCTCTCCTACTGACTCCTGCACGCCTTCAGTGTCCAGTTTTTCCCCTGCGAGGAAGAAACTGCGAAAAAGAAAAGCAGAGGAGATTAACAAAATTTGCTGCGATGCAAATGTCACATCAGAAATCGAAGATGACAACATTGACAAAGTTGGCTATCACTGCACCCCAAAGAAAACACGCGAGATGGAAA GCTGCAGTGTCTCTTTGGAACGACTCATGTCTCCTGCTAAGATATTCGCTTTCATGAAAGAGAGggtaaccagaagagagcgagaACAAGACAACAGAGATTGCCAAGAACCAGGTGAACCCCCTGATGGAG TTGGATGTCATCGGCTGGAAATTGGGCCAGGAGTCACCCAGGAGTTTGCAGACAACCAGTCAGAAACACTTCATCCCGAAGAGGACTCGCCCCTCAATGTCACGTCGGAGAATATTTTGTTCGATCCCATCCTCCTCAACGAGCCCTCCATCTGCATTCCAAAGAAACACAACTCACTGTTCAAGAACAAGCAAAAGGAAAACTTGACAAAAATACCCTAT GAGAATGCTATTAATCTTAAAGAGTGGTTCCTGAGGAGGAATCATAATGGCATATTTGTGGAAGGAATCCGCAT ggagaacaggaCACCGTGGAACAGCAACATCATTGTGGAGAGAATTTCCAGCACTGTGTTGAAAACATTGTCTGGCAACGTTTACATCTTGGTGGGGAAGATGAATCTGCACATGAAGACTG ACTTTCCCCGCTGGCTTTTGAGGATGTTTGCTCATGGATTCCCTGCAAATTGGAAAGCGCTTTACCACAAGTTTTTGGCAGAATTAAAAGA CAACAGGAGAAAAGCAAACACTGTAAAGGCAAGTAAAACAACAGAGAAGTCTGCTCCCGCCCCAACAATAAAAAGACACAAGGAAGCACCTGTCCACAAGA CCAACACCAGTGCGTTTTTCCAAAAAGCGACCCGGAGCGGTCGGATGATCAAACCACCCCTGGAATACTGGAAAGGAGGCAGGATCTTCATGGATGCAGACTTGAATGCTACCATCTATGACAATTACAACAGCCTTAGCCTCAACTCC GATGTTTCAAAAGTGGTGCCTAAGGCAAAGTCGAAAAAAACTACCCAGGCTCGTCCTCTCAGCGATAAAG GTCACACACAAAGCGAATCCAGCAGAGATAGCGTTCCGTCGGCGACACCGAAAAGAGACAAGAGGCCGCAAAGTCGAAGTCTACCTGAAGCGACTCACTCTGTTTCACCCAAAGCAGCAGTGAAGAGGCCGAGCCGCCACGCCGTCAATGAAGAGTCCAAAAATGCGCTACCGTCAAGTCAACCCAAGAAGCTCCCCCAACAGCGGTCCAAAGCAAAGCCGTGCAATGCTCCTCTGAGGAGGTCAGCGAGAAAAAACACCCCCCTTCAGTTATCCACCGCTAATGAAAACTCACTCGCGTCTGAAGATGAGCAGTCGCGGGACAAGGAGGAAAGGCGAAGCAATCACGCTGCTAGCGCCGATGAGATCACAAGACCCAAACCCCAAAAGTCCCCCAGAAAGGAGTCCAAAAAGAAAGCACTTAAATCTGCTGCGTTAAATACGTCAGAAATAAAGCTCGCTTCACAGTTGTCTGCTGATAAAGAAATATTAGAAGAGGAGCAGGCGCTTTCTACATGGAGGAAAAAACAGGACAAGAGGGGGCATCCGTCGCCAAGTCATTCCCAAAATCTCCCGGTACAAGAGCCCAAAAAGAGGCAGGCGAGAAAACGGCCCCCGCCTCGCTTTTATGctcaggaggaggaggtgcaggAGAGGCCAAGTCCTCACACCAGCAACTCCAGTGATCAGTCAGGCATTGAGAACACATGGCCATCCAAAAAGACTTCCCAAAAGGGGTCCAAAACCAAGGGGTCCAAAACCAAGGGGTCCAACACTCCTCCATCGAGAAGAGAGGAGGCAGTGAAGCGAAGCAAAAGGAAGCCCAGAAAGCAAAACAGGAACCCGAATTACGACAGTGCCAAACTCACATCGCCCGCAAAGTTGACGCAATCTAACAAGAAAGTCAGCCCAAGGTCCACCGTGTCTCCTCAAGGCCAAGATGAGGATCAGTGGACGCAAGATGAGGAGGCAAAATTACAGCA GGCTTTGTCCAGGTGTTTCTTGTCCTCTCCCACGGCATTCTGCTGGGAGAAGGTGGCCACGATGGTCGGCACGCGCTCGGCAGAGGAGTGTTACTACAAGGACATGGCCTTGCGAGGCTGCCAGGTTCCGGGGAGCAGCACCcggaaaaaacaaaagaaaaaggcggAACCGCCAAAACCCACAG ACTGTCCCGTCATATCAGCAGGCATCGGGACCTTCAAGAGAAAACAGCAGGTGCGCCAGTTCCTGGAGACCATGCCCCGAGAGAATACCGACGACGCCTTCAGCGCACCGCACAATGAGGGCTTTAAG TTCCCGCCCTTGTGTTTGGATGGATCGCAGGACTTCCACCTGGAGCCCGTGACGCCGAGTACGCTGCATTTCTCTCAAGCGAAGACTCCTCGCTGTCGTCACGCCTCTCCCGGAGCCGTGCATTCTTCAAACAT GCTCTATGGGGACCAGCTCGTCTTTAACCTACAGAAAGCGATAAAACAAACTCGGGTCAACGGCTGCAAAAAAGTTCCAGCAAAG AACGTTGCTCCCCCATCATCAGTCAAACGAACAACGAAAGCAATTAAAAACTTAG GAAACGATTCCGTTATCATCCAGGAGTTGTTTTCAATGAAACCTGCCACGTTGTTAGACAGTGGGGAAGAAGAGGACTTTTACTTCTCTGACAGTGACTGA
- the mis18bp1 gene encoding mis18-binding protein 1 isoform X1, producing MASYQCALQCPHTLYQSPAKVFAKLKKKIQDGEQTTCGIGQYATQMTTGWSGRDNFWDSNELQHKFGEEEALTISPLKSPQKSDGYSYAMERPYTTNALHRFKSPMGRFLESTYEPRVCTDPRSTRDPRQIFDKNLENQISPTDSCTPSVSSFSPARKKLRKRKAEEINKICCDANVTSEIEDDNIDKVGYHCTPKKTREMESCSVSLERLMSPAKIFAFMKERVTRREREQDNRDCQEPGEPPDGVGCHRLEIGPGVTQEFADNQSETLHPEEDSPLNVTSENILFDPILLNEPSICIPKKHNSLFKNKQKENLTKIPYENAINLKEWFLRRNHNGIFVEGIRMENRTPWNSNIIVERISSTVLKTLSGNVYILVGKMNLHMKTDFPRWLLRMFAHGFPANWKALYHKFLAELKDNRRKANTVKASKTTEKSAPAPTIKRHKEAPVHKTNTSAFFQKATRSGRMIKPPLEYWKGGRIFMDADLNATIYDNYNSLSLNSQDVSKVVPKAKSKKTTQARPLSDKGHTQSESSRDSVPSATPKRDKRPQSRSLPEATHSVSPKAAVKRPSRHAVNEESKNALPSSQPKKLPQQRSKAKPCNAPLRRSARKNTPLQLSTANENSLASEDEQSRDKEERRSNHAASADEITRPKPQKSPRKESKKKALKSAALNTSEIKLASQLSADKEILEEEQALSTWRKKQDKRGHPSPSHSQNLPVQEPKKRQARKRPPPRFYAQEEEVQERPSPHTSNSSDQSGIENTWPSKKTSQKGSKTKGSKTKGSNTPPSRREEAVKRSKRKPRKQNRNPNYDSAKLTSPAKLTQSNKKVSPRSTVSPQGQDEDQWTQDEEAKLQQALSRCFLSSPTAFCWEKVATMVGTRSAEECYYKDMALRGCQVPGSSTRKKQKKKAEPPKPTDCPVISAGIGTFKRKQQVRQFLETMPRENTDDAFSAPHNEGFKFPPLCLDGSQDFHLEPVTPSTLHFSQAKTPRCRHASPGAVHSSNMLYGDQLVFNLQKAIKQTRVNGCKKVPAKNVAPPSSVKRTTKAIKNLGNDSVIIQELFSMKPATLLDSGEEEDFYFSDSD from the exons ATGGCGTCGTATCAATGTGCCTTACAATGTCCACACACTTTGTACCAATCTCCGGCTAAGGTATTTGCCAAgcttaaaaagaaaatacaagacGGAGAACAAACGACGTGTGGAATTGGACAATACGCAACGCAAATGACAACAGGTTGGAGCGGAAGAGACAATTTCTGGGACTCCAATGAACTCCAGCACAAGTTTGGTGAGGAAGAGGCTTTAACTATTTCGCCTTTAAAAAGTCCCCAAAAAAGCGATGGCTATTCATACGCAATGGAGCGCCCATATACAACCAACGCGTTACATCGATTCAAATCACCAATGGGACGATTTTTGGAATCGACGTATGAACCTCGCGTCTGCACGGACCCACGTTCAACCAGAGACCCTCGACAGATTTTTGACAAAAACCTCGAGAATCAAATCTCTCCTACTGACTCCTGCACGCCTTCAGTGTCCAGTTTTTCCCCTGCGAGGAAGAAACTGCGAAAAAGAAAAGCAGAGGAGATTAACAAAATTTGCTGCGATGCAAATGTCACATCAGAAATCGAAGATGACAACATTGACAAAGTTGGCTATCACTGCACCCCAAAGAAAACACGCGAGATGGAAA GCTGCAGTGTCTCTTTGGAACGACTCATGTCTCCTGCTAAGATATTCGCTTTCATGAAAGAGAGggtaaccagaagagagcgagaACAAGACAACAGAGATTGCCAAGAACCAGGTGAACCCCCTGATGGAG TTGGATGTCATCGGCTGGAAATTGGGCCAGGAGTCACCCAGGAGTTTGCAGACAACCAGTCAGAAACACTTCATCCCGAAGAGGACTCGCCCCTCAATGTCACGTCGGAGAATATTTTGTTCGATCCCATCCTCCTCAACGAGCCCTCCATCTGCATTCCAAAGAAACACAACTCACTGTTCAAGAACAAGCAAAAGGAAAACTTGACAAAAATACCCTAT GAGAATGCTATTAATCTTAAAGAGTGGTTCCTGAGGAGGAATCATAATGGCATATTTGTGGAAGGAATCCGCAT ggagaacaggaCACCGTGGAACAGCAACATCATTGTGGAGAGAATTTCCAGCACTGTGTTGAAAACATTGTCTGGCAACGTTTACATCTTGGTGGGGAAGATGAATCTGCACATGAAGACTG ACTTTCCCCGCTGGCTTTTGAGGATGTTTGCTCATGGATTCCCTGCAAATTGGAAAGCGCTTTACCACAAGTTTTTGGCAGAATTAAAAGA CAACAGGAGAAAAGCAAACACTGTAAAGGCAAGTAAAACAACAGAGAAGTCTGCTCCCGCCCCAACAATAAAAAGACACAAGGAAGCACCTGTCCACAAGA CCAACACCAGTGCGTTTTTCCAAAAAGCGACCCGGAGCGGTCGGATGATCAAACCACCCCTGGAATACTGGAAAGGAGGCAGGATCTTCATGGATGCAGACTTGAATGCTACCATCTATGACAATTACAACAGCCTTAGCCTCAACTCC CAGGATGTTTCAAAAGTGGTGCCTAAGGCAAAGTCGAAAAAAACTACCCAGGCTCGTCCTCTCAGCGATAAAG GTCACACACAAAGCGAATCCAGCAGAGATAGCGTTCCGTCGGCGACACCGAAAAGAGACAAGAGGCCGCAAAGTCGAAGTCTACCTGAAGCGACTCACTCTGTTTCACCCAAAGCAGCAGTGAAGAGGCCGAGCCGCCACGCCGTCAATGAAGAGTCCAAAAATGCGCTACCGTCAAGTCAACCCAAGAAGCTCCCCCAACAGCGGTCCAAAGCAAAGCCGTGCAATGCTCCTCTGAGGAGGTCAGCGAGAAAAAACACCCCCCTTCAGTTATCCACCGCTAATGAAAACTCACTCGCGTCTGAAGATGAGCAGTCGCGGGACAAGGAGGAAAGGCGAAGCAATCACGCTGCTAGCGCCGATGAGATCACAAGACCCAAACCCCAAAAGTCCCCCAGAAAGGAGTCCAAAAAGAAAGCACTTAAATCTGCTGCGTTAAATACGTCAGAAATAAAGCTCGCTTCACAGTTGTCTGCTGATAAAGAAATATTAGAAGAGGAGCAGGCGCTTTCTACATGGAGGAAAAAACAGGACAAGAGGGGGCATCCGTCGCCAAGTCATTCCCAAAATCTCCCGGTACAAGAGCCCAAAAAGAGGCAGGCGAGAAAACGGCCCCCGCCTCGCTTTTATGctcaggaggaggaggtgcaggAGAGGCCAAGTCCTCACACCAGCAACTCCAGTGATCAGTCAGGCATTGAGAACACATGGCCATCCAAAAAGACTTCCCAAAAGGGGTCCAAAACCAAGGGGTCCAAAACCAAGGGGTCCAACACTCCTCCATCGAGAAGAGAGGAGGCAGTGAAGCGAAGCAAAAGGAAGCCCAGAAAGCAAAACAGGAACCCGAATTACGACAGTGCCAAACTCACATCGCCCGCAAAGTTGACGCAATCTAACAAGAAAGTCAGCCCAAGGTCCACCGTGTCTCCTCAAGGCCAAGATGAGGATCAGTGGACGCAAGATGAGGAGGCAAAATTACAGCA GGCTTTGTCCAGGTGTTTCTTGTCCTCTCCCACGGCATTCTGCTGGGAGAAGGTGGCCACGATGGTCGGCACGCGCTCGGCAGAGGAGTGTTACTACAAGGACATGGCCTTGCGAGGCTGCCAGGTTCCGGGGAGCAGCACCcggaaaaaacaaaagaaaaaggcggAACCGCCAAAACCCACAG ACTGTCCCGTCATATCAGCAGGCATCGGGACCTTCAAGAGAAAACAGCAGGTGCGCCAGTTCCTGGAGACCATGCCCCGAGAGAATACCGACGACGCCTTCAGCGCACCGCACAATGAGGGCTTTAAG TTCCCGCCCTTGTGTTTGGATGGATCGCAGGACTTCCACCTGGAGCCCGTGACGCCGAGTACGCTGCATTTCTCTCAAGCGAAGACTCCTCGCTGTCGTCACGCCTCTCCCGGAGCCGTGCATTCTTCAAACAT GCTCTATGGGGACCAGCTCGTCTTTAACCTACAGAAAGCGATAAAACAAACTCGGGTCAACGGCTGCAAAAAAGTTCCAGCAAAG AACGTTGCTCCCCCATCATCAGTCAAACGAACAACGAAAGCAATTAAAAACTTAG GAAACGATTCCGTTATCATCCAGGAGTTGTTTTCAATGAAACCTGCCACGTTGTTAGACAGTGGGGAAGAAGAGGACTTTTACTTCTCTGACAGTGACTGA
- the mis18bp1 gene encoding mis18-binding protein 1 isoform X4: protein MASYQCALQCPHTLYQSPAKVFAKLKKKIQDGEQTTCGIGQYATQMTTGWSGRDNFWDSNELQHKFGEEEALTISPLKSPQKSDGYSYAMERPYTTNALHRFKSPMGRFLESTYEPRVCTDPRSTRDPRQIFDKNLENQISPTDSCTPSVSSFSPARKKLRKRKAEEINKICCDANVTSEIEDDNIDKVGYHCTPKKTREMESCSVSLERLMSPAKIFAFMKERVTRREREQDNRDCQEPVGCHRLEIGPGVTQEFADNQSETLHPEEDSPLNVTSENILFDPILLNEPSICIPKKHNSLFKNKQKENLTKIPYENAINLKEWFLRRNHNGIFVEGIRMENRTPWNSNIIVERISSTVLKTLSGNVYILVGKMNLHMKTDFPRWLLRMFAHGFPANWKALYHKFLAELKDNRRKANTVKASKTTEKSAPAPTIKRHKEAPVHKTNTSAFFQKATRSGRMIKPPLEYWKGGRIFMDADLNATIYDNYNSLSLNSQDVSKVVPKAKSKKTTQARPLSDKGHTQSESSRDSVPSATPKRDKRPQSRSLPEATHSVSPKAAVKRPSRHAVNEESKNALPSSQPKKLPQQRSKAKPCNAPLRRSARKNTPLQLSTANENSLASEDEQSRDKEERRSNHAASADEITRPKPQKSPRKESKKKALKSAALNTSEIKLASQLSADKEILEEEQALSTWRKKQDKRGHPSPSHSQNLPVQEPKKRQARKRPPPRFYAQEEEVQERPSPHTSNSSDQSGIENTWPSKKTSQKGSKTKGSKTKGSNTPPSRREEAVKRSKRKPRKQNRNPNYDSAKLTSPAKLTQSNKKVSPRSTVSPQGQDEDQWTQDEEAKLQQALSRCFLSSPTAFCWEKVATMVGTRSAEECYYKDMALRGCQVPGSSTRKKQKKKAEPPKPTDCPVISAGIGTFKRKQQVRQFLETMPRENTDDAFSAPHNEGFKFPPLCLDGSQDFHLEPVTPSTLHFSQAKTPRCRHASPGAVHSSNMLYGDQLVFNLQKAIKQTRVNGCKKVPAKNVAPPSSVKRTTKAIKNLGNDSVIIQELFSMKPATLLDSGEEEDFYFSDSD, encoded by the exons ATGGCGTCGTATCAATGTGCCTTACAATGTCCACACACTTTGTACCAATCTCCGGCTAAGGTATTTGCCAAgcttaaaaagaaaatacaagacGGAGAACAAACGACGTGTGGAATTGGACAATACGCAACGCAAATGACAACAGGTTGGAGCGGAAGAGACAATTTCTGGGACTCCAATGAACTCCAGCACAAGTTTGGTGAGGAAGAGGCTTTAACTATTTCGCCTTTAAAAAGTCCCCAAAAAAGCGATGGCTATTCATACGCAATGGAGCGCCCATATACAACCAACGCGTTACATCGATTCAAATCACCAATGGGACGATTTTTGGAATCGACGTATGAACCTCGCGTCTGCACGGACCCACGTTCAACCAGAGACCCTCGACAGATTTTTGACAAAAACCTCGAGAATCAAATCTCTCCTACTGACTCCTGCACGCCTTCAGTGTCCAGTTTTTCCCCTGCGAGGAAGAAACTGCGAAAAAGAAAAGCAGAGGAGATTAACAAAATTTGCTGCGATGCAAATGTCACATCAGAAATCGAAGATGACAACATTGACAAAGTTGGCTATCACTGCACCCCAAAGAAAACACGCGAGATGGAAA GCTGCAGTGTCTCTTTGGAACGACTCATGTCTCCTGCTAAGATATTCGCTTTCATGAAAGAGAGggtaaccagaagagagcgagaACAAGACAACAGAGATTGCCAAGAACCAG TTGGATGTCATCGGCTGGAAATTGGGCCAGGAGTCACCCAGGAGTTTGCAGACAACCAGTCAGAAACACTTCATCCCGAAGAGGACTCGCCCCTCAATGTCACGTCGGAGAATATTTTGTTCGATCCCATCCTCCTCAACGAGCCCTCCATCTGCATTCCAAAGAAACACAACTCACTGTTCAAGAACAAGCAAAAGGAAAACTTGACAAAAATACCCTAT GAGAATGCTATTAATCTTAAAGAGTGGTTCCTGAGGAGGAATCATAATGGCATATTTGTGGAAGGAATCCGCAT ggagaacaggaCACCGTGGAACAGCAACATCATTGTGGAGAGAATTTCCAGCACTGTGTTGAAAACATTGTCTGGCAACGTTTACATCTTGGTGGGGAAGATGAATCTGCACATGAAGACTG ACTTTCCCCGCTGGCTTTTGAGGATGTTTGCTCATGGATTCCCTGCAAATTGGAAAGCGCTTTACCACAAGTTTTTGGCAGAATTAAAAGA CAACAGGAGAAAAGCAAACACTGTAAAGGCAAGTAAAACAACAGAGAAGTCTGCTCCCGCCCCAACAATAAAAAGACACAAGGAAGCACCTGTCCACAAGA CCAACACCAGTGCGTTTTTCCAAAAAGCGACCCGGAGCGGTCGGATGATCAAACCACCCCTGGAATACTGGAAAGGAGGCAGGATCTTCATGGATGCAGACTTGAATGCTACCATCTATGACAATTACAACAGCCTTAGCCTCAACTCC CAGGATGTTTCAAAAGTGGTGCCTAAGGCAAAGTCGAAAAAAACTACCCAGGCTCGTCCTCTCAGCGATAAAG GTCACACACAAAGCGAATCCAGCAGAGATAGCGTTCCGTCGGCGACACCGAAAAGAGACAAGAGGCCGCAAAGTCGAAGTCTACCTGAAGCGACTCACTCTGTTTCACCCAAAGCAGCAGTGAAGAGGCCGAGCCGCCACGCCGTCAATGAAGAGTCCAAAAATGCGCTACCGTCAAGTCAACCCAAGAAGCTCCCCCAACAGCGGTCCAAAGCAAAGCCGTGCAATGCTCCTCTGAGGAGGTCAGCGAGAAAAAACACCCCCCTTCAGTTATCCACCGCTAATGAAAACTCACTCGCGTCTGAAGATGAGCAGTCGCGGGACAAGGAGGAAAGGCGAAGCAATCACGCTGCTAGCGCCGATGAGATCACAAGACCCAAACCCCAAAAGTCCCCCAGAAAGGAGTCCAAAAAGAAAGCACTTAAATCTGCTGCGTTAAATACGTCAGAAATAAAGCTCGCTTCACAGTTGTCTGCTGATAAAGAAATATTAGAAGAGGAGCAGGCGCTTTCTACATGGAGGAAAAAACAGGACAAGAGGGGGCATCCGTCGCCAAGTCATTCCCAAAATCTCCCGGTACAAGAGCCCAAAAAGAGGCAGGCGAGAAAACGGCCCCCGCCTCGCTTTTATGctcaggaggaggaggtgcaggAGAGGCCAAGTCCTCACACCAGCAACTCCAGTGATCAGTCAGGCATTGAGAACACATGGCCATCCAAAAAGACTTCCCAAAAGGGGTCCAAAACCAAGGGGTCCAAAACCAAGGGGTCCAACACTCCTCCATCGAGAAGAGAGGAGGCAGTGAAGCGAAGCAAAAGGAAGCCCAGAAAGCAAAACAGGAACCCGAATTACGACAGTGCCAAACTCACATCGCCCGCAAAGTTGACGCAATCTAACAAGAAAGTCAGCCCAAGGTCCACCGTGTCTCCTCAAGGCCAAGATGAGGATCAGTGGACGCAAGATGAGGAGGCAAAATTACAGCA GGCTTTGTCCAGGTGTTTCTTGTCCTCTCCCACGGCATTCTGCTGGGAGAAGGTGGCCACGATGGTCGGCACGCGCTCGGCAGAGGAGTGTTACTACAAGGACATGGCCTTGCGAGGCTGCCAGGTTCCGGGGAGCAGCACCcggaaaaaacaaaagaaaaaggcggAACCGCCAAAACCCACAG ACTGTCCCGTCATATCAGCAGGCATCGGGACCTTCAAGAGAAAACAGCAGGTGCGCCAGTTCCTGGAGACCATGCCCCGAGAGAATACCGACGACGCCTTCAGCGCACCGCACAATGAGGGCTTTAAG TTCCCGCCCTTGTGTTTGGATGGATCGCAGGACTTCCACCTGGAGCCCGTGACGCCGAGTACGCTGCATTTCTCTCAAGCGAAGACTCCTCGCTGTCGTCACGCCTCTCCCGGAGCCGTGCATTCTTCAAACAT GCTCTATGGGGACCAGCTCGTCTTTAACCTACAGAAAGCGATAAAACAAACTCGGGTCAACGGCTGCAAAAAAGTTCCAGCAAAG AACGTTGCTCCCCCATCATCAGTCAAACGAACAACGAAAGCAATTAAAAACTTAG GAAACGATTCCGTTATCATCCAGGAGTTGTTTTCAATGAAACCTGCCACGTTGTTAGACAGTGGGGAAGAAGAGGACTTTTACTTCTCTGACAGTGACTGA